TATCACTGTTGGCTAGCTTAATATGGGctacaatttaaatataaataagcaGCAACTTTGCATAGGCAGATTGACTGTATAACAGTTCTATCAGTATAAATCAAAATTTAGTCCAAAACCAGAATGCACCTCAAGCTaataaataggcttggaaggattagatttatCAGTAAGTGTcattaaacatcaatttcaccatatacacacaaaatgaaaaacatttccattgataataagtCTACAGACAGAGAGTAGGAAaattgctgcttgagaacttattagagtttgatttaaggctatttaatttatatatctatatttgttttgacaatgtgtgttttaatggttataaagttgCATATCCATCCAAACACAGAGGCTTCTTATAGAACAGATTTTCCTCCCCTGCCTGAACTTCCATATTCTCCTGGCATATACGATATTTTACTAGTGGTAAGTTTCAAATTGCTCAAGGATGTTGAAACTTGTCTTTTCAGCAAATTCAAAACTTATACTTTCAGAAATCATTTTTCTAGAGGggctttataaaaaaaacaaaaaaaaaatcccacacccCAGCTTCATAGCATGTCTGTTTATTTTCTTACATGTCTCCTCTCTGTCCCCACCACCCATTTCAGATGTGAAAGGTTAGGAATCATAAGTTATTTTGCATTAGAAATTTATACTAGAATGAATTATTATATAACTGAATAAATGGGAAAGGTTCAGACTGTTTGAATAGCAAGTAAAAGCTAAGCAGTACCAACCTTTGAAATACAGAGTCAATGTTTTATCCTGAGACAATGAATCTATACTGGACAATTTCCAAAGGGTTTAAGGCTTTCTTCATTTGTTTGTTGAGCGTAATAGATTGTGTTTCCATTTCAGGAAAGAAATAAACAGACTAAGGGCTATAGAGTTCAAATGATTCCTATTCCCTTGTTGACACCAAGATCTACAGCTCCATGCAAGTCAGACCTTTTTTTTCATGTCACTTCTTCAGAAGAGGACTAGGAAGGACTTACCTATTTATGAAGAATTAGGAGTATAGTATTTTAAAGCGTATGTTAGCAGGGACTCACAGCTCCCAGAGCCACAGCTACCAAGCTTGGGGGCCCAGCCTTGCCAAGCTACGGGGCCAAGTCAGATTGTTGTTCTGTGGCTTGTATAAATATGCTGCTGTCAGCACTGTGCTGATAACAGAACAGGCAAAAGCGGCAGGCTCTCTCACTTTGCCAGCTCAACCCCCTTTCCTGTGGATGAGAAGAGCAATAACTACAACTTCTGATTgtaggagggagggaaaggaggaataACCCTGCTTCCCATCAACCACTCTCCTTGTCTTTGGAGAAAGAAGGTGGGGAACAGGACAGGCAGCCTTCCTGCTCTAGAAGAAGGTCCCCATTGCCAGCCTGTTTCCACTTAGGATCAGCCCCCCTGGGCAGTAGAAGCAAGATCACATCAGTAGAAAGGACACCAGAAGGAGAACATATGGAATATCAGAAAGGGGTTTGAGATGGGTGCATTTTTGCCCATTGACAACTTGTTATGCTCGTGTGTATTGGaaccattgggccaaattcatcattTCTGAAAGTGGGCCCATGTCCAGTGACCTCAAGAGAGTTGCCCCGATTAGACTAGCAGTAAGTTTGTTCCATTATAATGGGGCAAAAAACAAGGAATAGGATATGAACATCTGAGGTAGTGAGGGCAATCACTTAATTCCCATttccagcttaaaaaaaaaaatagctcaaGTTACTACACACATTCTGTTCTATGTATTTTGAAAAATTGATGTAACTAGAACCTGAGATgaagtggggggggaaggggggggttaaGGCTATgtatcaaaaataaaaattcaaatagCAAAATGTTTGACTCCTACCAATTAACATCAGGACTAAGTTAGCAGCTCCATATTTTTCAATTTCATGAATCCAATGAGGAATAGATTCAAATGTGGACCTCTTGGTAAGGTCATAGGCAAGGATAGCACCATGGGCACTGCGATAGTAACTCTGAGTTATCGTCCGGAAGCGCTCCTGGCCTGCAGTGTCCCATACCTGAatctggaggaggagagaaaaaaagaagtaATGCCAGTGAAGTCTGAATGCCACTTCAGAGGTTGCACTGGAATTTATGATATTCAATACTCCTAGGTTTTATCTACCctcagggtatggctacactggaGATCTCACAGgagtgcagctccactgatgcagctgcactgctgtaagctctgtagtgcAGACGCTCTAGGCCAgttggagagagctctcccgttgacttaattaatccacccgcaaccaacagcagcagctatgtcagcgggagaagctcttctgCCGACATAGTGCTGCGCACATcagtgcttaggtcagtgtaacttaggtcACTCGGGGCAGGGTGGCTTATttagtgacataagttttgcagATATATGTggaagtgtagacaaagcccaagGCTACAACCGCTTTAGTGAACCTACTGACAACATGGTTTGGTTTTGCCGGTGTACATGTGAAAAACTATGTTATAACCAAGGTGCAGCATGGTTATAACACAGTTCAGGCTGGTCTGTGCAGACAGAACCAAACCATGCTATAATGTGGCTTGGACATTACTCCAGAGGAATTATGTTCCCTAACTGATTTGTAACTGTATTATGGAGAGGGCTAACATGTTGTGGCCTTaggagtgggagggaagaaaagagaCATCTTGTGCAGCCCAGGTATGGAAAAGGATGAAATCAGTCAGTCTGTTCTATAGCCAAATAccctgggctgagctgggaggaaGCTGTGCACTGCTCCTGTAACCAAtaggaagctggggggggggcagtgcctgggggtagCAGCCCACCGAGGCCCCCCAGCACACCCTGCTTAGAagccccaggtaagcgccacacccccttccagagcctgcacccccgcccctttcccacaccccccctcctgctcctaaactcccttccagagcctgcaccctctcctcctgcacctccagcccACACACCCCCTTACACTGCCAAGCTCCCTCTCTCCGCaccctaaactccctcccagagcctgcacccaaactccatcccagagcccaacctctcaccccttctgcacccaaactccctcccagaaccttaggcaggtggggggcagagtttggggaggcaggggcgggttctgggcaccaccaaaagaTCTACAAATCTGCCGCCCCTCCTCCTTCAATGCTGATCAGGATGTCGAGTCCTAACTGTCCCCTGCTCTGGGTCACCACGGAGCCTGTGACTGCCACTAACCTTCACCTTCTTGCCATCGATCTCCAGCGAGCGCACGGTGAAGTCCACCCCGATGGTGTTCTGCTGCTTCTCGTGGTACTGCCCCGACTTGAAGCGGTGCACCACGCAGGTCTTCCCCACGTTGGAGTCTCCGATCAGGATGATCTTGAACAAGTAGTCGAAGGCTTCCTCCGACTCGGAGCTGGAGAAGGacatcatcctcctcctcctcccctcagctCAGCTCGACCCCCCTGGGAGGGAGCACAGAGACGGCCTTCAGAGCCCTGAGCGCCCCAGGGCATAGCCGCCCGTGGGGCGAGAACTGCGGCGTGCGGCTTCCCCCACAGGCCATATAAAGCGCAGAGCCCGCGGGCTGCTCCAGAGCCGGTGGCATGCGAGGGACACGCCTCTCCCGCCGAGCAAGGAGCcgcctttccttccccttcccgcCAAAggcttctgcctcctccctcGGGAGtcgcttggggcggggggcggggtggagttTAATGAGAGCTGCGGCCTGCCCTTGTAGACAGGCGGGAAAAAAACCACGCGCGTGGCGAAGTGGCTTAAACAGccagaaagacagaaaaaaccCCACCCCGCCCTAGTTCCGGAAAGGGCAGCTTCACCTCCACATCAGAGTGTGCCGAAGCCACGTGTCTTCCCCGCGCCCTTTTCCCCCACGGCACCGAGTCCATCTTAGCTTGTTTTCTTCCACAACTTCTCCTACCCGGCGTTGACGTTAGCGCCGGCCGGCCGGCGACCCGCTCTGCCTTCTCCCCCGGGACCAAGCGGGGCTGGGAGCTACGGGGGCGTTGAGCCACCCGCAGCCAGAAGCGCCCCAGCCACCTGCTACGCGCAGCGGTTTACTCACCTGTTACTCACCCCGTTCTCTTACCTGTGCGAACAGGTACCGCTGGCTCGCTTTGTACCCTCGCCCGCCCCTTCTGGCCTTTTCCTCACTGCCTGCCGGGAAACGTAGTTCGGAGACAGGCC
The Eretmochelys imbricata isolate rEreImb1 chromosome 1, rEreImb1.hap1, whole genome shotgun sequence DNA segment above includes these coding regions:
- the RAB19 gene encoding ras-related protein Rab-19 isoform X2, encoding MMSFSSSESEEAFDYLFKIILIGDSNVGKTCVVHRFKSGQYHEKQQNTIGVDFTVRSLEIDGKKIQVWDTAGQERFRTITQSYYRSAHGAILAYDLTKRSTFESIPHWIHEIEKYGAANLVLMLIGNKSDVAENRQVLFEDACTLAEKHGLLAVLETSAKEAQNVDEVFTLMAKELIARNTLQLHGEHPPNSIYLDSRPVIDSPRTEKSQCSC
- the RAB19 gene encoding ras-related protein Rab-19 isoform X1, coding for MMSFSSSESEEAFDYLFKIILIGDSNVGKTCVVHRFKSGQYHEKQQNTIGVDFTVRSLEIDGKKVKIQVWDTAGQERFRTITQSYYRSAHGAILAYDLTKRSTFESIPHWIHEIEKYGAANLVLMLIGNKSDVAENRQVLFEDACTLAEKHGLLAVLETSAKEAQNVDEVFTLMAKELIARNTLQLHGEHPPNSIYLDSRPVIDSPRTEKSQCSC